A region from the Aegilops tauschii subsp. strangulata cultivar AL8/78 chromosome 5, Aet v6.0, whole genome shotgun sequence genome encodes:
- the LOC109758449 gene encoding bZIP transcription factor RISBZ2, with the protein MERVFSVEEIPDPFWGQPSPRPAGASAAGPASSGGGGAEGAMNRCPSEWYFQKFLEEAVLDSPAADPGPMAGASGGGVGAAEVKRTAAAVAPAPAATGAVVDPVEYNAMLKQKLEKDLAAVAMWRASGAMPPERFAASPSLPNADVQHIGTINPIGGNVVPVQNKLAGGASGVSGPHLVQNADALVKQAASSSSREQSEDDDMEGEDEITGNGAPTDQRLRRRKQSNRESARRSRSRKAAHLNELEAQVSQLRVENSSLLRRLADVNQKYNGAAVDNRVLKADVETLRAKVKMAEDSVKRVTGMSALFPAGSDMSSLSMPFTGSPSEATSDAAVPDDLSAYFSTSEAGGNGYMPEMASSAQEDDNFLNEAMDTGKMGRPDSLHRVASLEHLQKRMCGGPASSGSTS; encoded by the exons ATGGAGCGCGTCTTCTCCGTCGAGGAGATCCCCGACCCCTTCTGGGGCCAGCCGTCGCCGCGGCCGGCGGGGGCGTCGGCCGCTGGCCCCGCGTCTTCCGGAgggggcggcgcggagggcgCGATGAACCGGTGCCCGTCCGAGTGGTACTTCCAGAAGTTCCTCGAGGAGGCCGTGCTCGACAGCCCCGCCGCCGACCCTGGCCCGATGGCCGGTGCTAGCGGGGGCGGAGTGGGGGCCGCGGAGGTGAAGCGGACCGCCGCTGCggtggcgccggcgccggcggcgacgggcgcggtGGTGGACCCGGTGGAGTACAACGCGATGCTCAAGCAGAAGCTCGAGAAggacctcgccgccgtcgccatgTGGAGG GCCTCTGGTGCCATGCCTCCAGAACGTTTTGCAGCTAGTCCGTCATTGCCAAATGCAGATGTTCAGCATATAGGCACTATTAATCCCATAGGAG GTAATGTGGTTCCAGTTCAAAACAAGCTAGCTGGTGGCGCAAGTGGGGTGTCGGGTCCGCATCTGGTACAAAATGCCGATGCCCTTGTAAAGCAAGCTGCTAGCTCTTCTTCGCGGGAGCAGTCAGAAGATGATGATATGGAAGGAGAAGATGAGATCACTGGGAATGGTGCCCCTACTGATCAAAGACTGCGGAGGAG GAAGCAATCCAATCGGGAATCGGCCAGGCGTTCAAGAAGCAGAAAGGCAGCTCACCTGAATGAGCTAGAAGCACAG GTATCACAGTTAAGAGTTGAGAACTCGTCACTGTTAAGGCGACTTGCTGATGTTAATCAGAAATACAATGGTGCTGCTGTTGACAATAGGGTATTAAAAGCAGATGTTGAAACCTTAAGAGCAAAG GTGAAGATGGCAGAGGACTCGGTGAAGCGGGTGACAGGCATGAGCGCTCTGTTCCCTGCTGGCTCCGACATGTCATCCCTCAGCATGCCCTTCACCGGCTCCCCATCGGAGGCCACCTCCGACGCGGCCGTCCCAGACGACCTTAGCGCTTACTTCTCGACAAGCGAGGCCGGAGGTAACGGGTACATGCCTGAGATGGCTTCCTCTGCGCAAGAGGATGACAATTTCCTCAACGAGGCCATGGATACCGGCAAGATGGGCAGACCTGATTCGCTGCATCGTGTGGCGAGCCTGGAGCACCTCCAGAAGAGGATGTGTGGCGGGCCGGCTTCATCTGGATCGACCTCGTAG